The following are encoded together in the Pleurocapsa sp. FMAR1 genome:
- a CDS encoding type ISP restriction/modification enzyme, whose product MSKFLVAQYHQEVEKLIQYGGTIKETAIRSAFQNLLNEYCKPKDYLLIPELDYKTKAGKTVRPDGTVKDAIRLDYGYWEAKDKYDNLDEEIEKKFAKGYPDRNILFEDSLTAVLIQHGDETGRIDMKDTTGLDGLISEFVNYVPPEVTNFRQAIKSFREDIPKILIELRDLIEKQTETNKQFSDSKDKFLAICRQSINPEVSFLDVREMIIQHILTEDIFISIFNETQFHRENNIARELHLVVNTFFTGNIKRNTFSKINSYYEVIKRTAANIANHHEKQKFLKAIYENFYQAYNPKAADRLGIVYTPNEIVRFMVQSVDYLTHKHFGKLLEDKDVHIIEPAVGTGTFITELIEHIPKHKLKHKYQNEIHCNEISILPYYIANLNIEYTYKQKMGEYEEFNNICLVDTLEHTYFEGKQGNLFHLSVENTERISRQNSNSISVILGNPPYNAKQENFNDNNANRSYKDGIDKRIKDTYIKHGTAQNQNAVYDSYTRFIRWASDRITEGIICFVINSSFIDGKAFDGVRKCIQDEFTYAYLIDLGGNVRAISGKNGIFISEKHTIFGKSAMTGITILFLVKEKIYNKAQISYFNPFHVHDLRETKISYLVNNKFRGFTFNNILPDKQNNWLNQTDNDFDTLLPLIDKNVKAGKSEQAVFQLFSSGIKTQRDEWVYDFSKDNLQDKMQFAIDVYQHTLAKLDYKNKNKIKWDRELTKYLSKQIEKKFDGNKIIKSSYRPFAKKYLYFDKHFNGMTYQWFNICDRNDPENKYIIIPGLSSPKDFFNIASKYVIDLNCLPAGCQCISLYSYDKSGNRIDNITDWGLKQFQNYYKDEAITKLEIFHYTYAILHNPAYREKYELNLKREFPRIPFYDNFRQWVGWGRQLMDLHINYETIEPYPLKRIDIPSVSKKSPKVKLKADRDKGIITLDADTSLHSIPSEAWEYKLGNRSALEWILDQYKEKKPKDKTIAEKFNTYRFADYKEQVIDLLQRVCTVSVETMKIIQQMK is encoded by the coding sequence ATGTCTAAGTTTTTAGTAGCCCAATATCATCAAGAAGTAGAAAAACTAATTCAGTATGGTGGAACAATCAAAGAAACTGCAATTAGGTCGGCTTTTCAAAATTTACTCAATGAATATTGTAAGCCTAAAGACTATTTATTGATTCCCGAATTAGATTATAAAACTAAAGCAGGTAAAACGGTTCGTCCCGATGGCACTGTAAAAGATGCAATTAGGCTTGATTATGGTTATTGGGAAGCAAAAGATAAATATGACAATCTTGATGAAGAGATAGAAAAAAAGTTTGCCAAAGGATATCCAGATCGAAATATTCTTTTTGAAGATTCACTAACTGCTGTTTTAATTCAGCATGGCGATGAAACTGGACGTATTGACATGAAAGATACGACTGGTTTGGATGGTTTGATCAGTGAATTTGTTAATTATGTTCCTCCAGAAGTAACTAATTTTCGCCAAGCGATTAAGTCTTTTAGAGAAGATATACCTAAGATTTTAATTGAATTACGAGATTTAATTGAAAAGCAAACAGAAACAAACAAACAGTTTAGCGATTCTAAAGATAAATTCTTAGCTATTTGCCGACAGTCGATTAATCCTGAAGTTAGTTTTCTTGATGTGCGAGAAATGATTATTCAGCACATTCTGACTGAAGATATTTTTATTAGTATTTTTAATGAAACGCAATTTCATAGAGAAAATAATATAGCAAGAGAACTACATTTAGTAGTCAATACCTTTTTCACTGGCAATATTAAAAGAAATACTTTCTCTAAAATTAATAGCTACTACGAAGTAATTAAACGTACCGCTGCTAATATTGCCAATCATCACGAAAAACAAAAGTTCTTAAAAGCTATATACGAAAATTTTTATCAGGCTTATAATCCAAAAGCTGCGGATAGATTAGGTATCGTTTATACTCCCAATGAAATTGTTCGTTTCATGGTACAAAGTGTCGATTATTTAACTCATAAACACTTTGGAAAACTACTTGAAGACAAAGATGTTCACATAATTGAGCCAGCAGTCGGCACAGGTACTTTCATTACAGAATTAATTGAGCATATTCCCAAACATAAACTTAAGCATAAATATCAAAATGAGATTCACTGTAATGAAATTTCAATTCTTCCTTACTATATTGCCAATCTCAATATTGAATACACCTATAAACAAAAAATGGGTGAGTATGAGGAGTTTAACAATATCTGTTTAGTTGATACTCTTGAGCATACTTATTTTGAAGGTAAACAGGGTAATTTATTTCATTTAAGCGTTGAGAATACCGAAAGAATTAGTCGTCAAAATAGCAACTCTATATCCGTAATACTTGGCAATCCGCCATATAATGCTAAACAAGAAAACTTTAATGATAATAATGCTAACCGCAGCTACAAAGACGGTATAGACAAGAGAATAAAAGATACATATATCAAACATGGAACAGCACAAAATCAGAATGCAGTCTATGATAGCTACACTCGTTTTATTCGTTGGGCTTCCGATAGGATAACTGAAGGTATTATTTGTTTTGTTATCAACTCATCTTTTATAGATGGAAAAGCATTTGATGGAGTTAGAAAATGTATACAAGATGAATTTACGTATGCCTATTTAATTGATTTAGGTGGAAATGTTAGAGCTATATCTGGGAAGAATGGTATTTTTATATCTGAGAAGCATACTATTTTCGGTAAAAGTGCAATGACTGGTATTACTATTTTATTTTTAGTCAAAGAAAAAATATATAATAAAGCTCAAATATCTTATTTCAATCCGTTTCATGTGCATGATTTGCGAGAAACTAAAATTAGTTACTTAGTTAATAATAAATTTAGAGGATTTACTTTTAATAATATACTCCCTGACAAACAAAATAATTGGCTCAATCAAACTGATAATGATTTCGATACACTATTACCGTTGATTGATAAAAATGTTAAAGCTGGTAAATCGGAACAAGCAGTATTTCAGTTATTTTCATCTGGCATTAAAACTCAAAGGGATGAATGGGTTTATGATTTTTCTAAAGATAATCTACAAGATAAGATGCAGTTTGCTATAGATGTTTATCAGCATACTTTAGCAAAGCTAGATTATAAAAATAAGAACAAAATAAAATGGGATAGAGAATTAACTAAGTATTTATCAAAGCAGATAGAAAAGAAGTTTGACGGCAATAAAATAATTAAAAGTTCCTATCGTCCATTTGCTAAGAAGTATTTGTATTTTGATAAGCATTTTAATGGAATGACTTATCAGTGGTTTAATATTTGCGATCGCAATGATCCAGAAAATAAGTATATAATTATACCTGGGCTAAGTTCCCCAAAAGACTTTTTCAATATAGCTTCAAAATATGTAATTGATTTAAACTGTCTTCCAGCAGGTTGTCAGTGTATTTCTCTCTATAGCTACGATAAATCAGGAAATCGCATTGATAACATTACTGACTGGGGATTAAAACAATTTCAAAACTATTACAAAGATGAAGCAATAACCAAACTAGAAATATTCCATTACACATACGCTATTTTACACAACCCTGCGTATAGAGAAAAATACGAACTTAATCTAAAACGAGAATTTCCTCGTATTCCTTTTTACGATAACTTTCGTCAATGGGTAGGTTGGGGAAGACAGCTAATGGATTTACATATCAACTACGAAACTATTGAACCTTATCCACTAAAGCGTATTGATATTCCTTCAGTAAGTAAAAAATCGCCCAAAGTAAAGCTGAAGGCAGATCGAGACAAGGGAATTATTACTCTTGATGCGGATACAAGTTTACATAGTATTCCTTCTGAAGCTTGGGAATACAAACTCGGCAACCGTAGCGCGCTTGAATGGATTTTAGATCAATATAAAGAAAAGAAACCCAAAGATAAAACTATTGCCGAGAAGTTTAATACCTATCGTTTTGCTGATT